ATCAATAACAAGTGCCGTGATACCTTTGTGCTTTAATGTCGTGTCTGTTGTTGCATAAACGACAAAAAGATCAGCATAGCCTGCATTTGTAATCCACATCTTATTTCCGTTCAATAAGTAGTGATCACCATTATCTTTGATTGTTGTTTTGATACCTGCCGCATCAGATCCGTAACCTGGTTCTGTTAAACAGAAGGCCGCAATTTTGTAGTCCTCAGTAAAAGGTGTTAAGAACTTCTTTTTTTGCTCGTCGCTACCGCCGATAACTATTGGAAGAAGGGCAAGGTCATTTGCCATAATCGCCGTATTCATTCCGAGACAACCGTAAGCTAGTGCTTCTGTTATAATCATTGAATCAATAGTTGAAAAGCCTGCACCGCCGTATTCTGTAGGAATACATGTGTTAACTAGTCCTAGCTCCCACGCTTTACGAAGAATTTCGAGAGGCATCTGGGCCTTCTCATCATATTCGCCAGCTTTTGGCATCATCTCATTTTTTGCAAATTTCATTGCAAGTTCTCGAATTTCTTTTTGCTCGGAAGTTAATTCAAAGTTGATCATGATGGAACCTATTGTTCGAAAGATAATGTGACATTATTATAGATATGTTTTCAGTATTTAGTAAATAGGTAATAAAGACTTAAGATACCGTAATAAAACACGTTGGTACTATTCGAGTGGTGTTGCATCATTATGTTCTAGATCAATAATTTTGTAATATGATTTGTATTCGTTGTAGCTTGGAAGATCTTTTAACGGTTCGAGAACAAAACTACGTTTTCTAAACTCTTTATGAGGAATAGTTAAACTCTCTGAGTGGTAATTTAATTTATCAATAAAAATAATATCGATATCAATCTCTCTTGGACCCCAGTGGTATCGGTGTTTGCGTCCTAACTTTTCCTCTATTTTTTTTGCAATGTGCAAAATCCCTTCTGGACCGATTTCTTGAGTTGTCTCTAGCTCTAAAACGATATTATAAAAGTTTGGTTGATCTTGGGGGCCGTATGGTGGTGATTCAAAAATACGACTTGAATATGCCTTGCCCTCAAGGGCCAATTCGATTTCTTTAGATGCGATAAGTAGCATTTCTGTTTTGTTATCTAAATTTGAACCGAGGCTAAAGATGATCTTCATTAATTAGAATTTGACTGTTTTGAAGACTTCTTATTTTCTTCTTTTTTATCATTACTCTTAGTGAGTGACTTAGGTCTTAGAACCTTTTTATTTTGTTCAATAAATGAAGGAAAGTTATCGTTCTTAGGTTTTGGAGGAGCTTTAACGCCACATGAAACACCTAGGATCGAAATGATTGCGAAAAATATTTTAGAATTCAAGTGCAAGGCCAACTCCCATAACATCTGTACCAATGTCTACACGTAAAAACCATCCAGGAACAAGTCTTTTGAAACCTGTCGCACCAAATACAAATTCATCTTGTTCGACACTTGCTACTAGGTCAAGTTCTCTTTGGGCCTGGTCACTACCAACCTTAGATACATCTCCTGCTCCGGGACTGTCAGCAGTTGCAAATTTATAACCAATATATGGCATAAATACTGTGTATAAAGGGCCTTCAAAAGCATATTTAGCTCTGAAGATATATTGATTAACAGCTGTATCGATATCTTCGGCAGGAAAGGCACGTATTAAATGTCTTCCAATAAAGCCTTCAACCCAAATATTCTTTTCAACTTGAAATGACCAAGCTGCATTGTACTGAGTATTTGTATCTTGTTTCCCAGCTGTATTAAAACCATCGACAAGTCCAATTCCTACAGATGCTATATTGTCATTTTTGATAACACCTGTTTGTTGGTTGTCTTCACCATACAGGTCTTCTTCTAATAATGTCGTATCGTCATAAAGTGATTCACTATCTGTGATTTTAAATTGATCTTCAGCGTTCTCTGTAGGCTTACCGTATGCAGAGTCATCACCTCGTAGAATTTGTACATCTTGGTTGATAAAGAAGTTTGTGAATAATTCTTCATTGTAGACTTTTGTGATCTTTACTGCAGCTTGGTTCTCTTCTTGTTTTGGAACAACCCCACGAGCGACAGGAACCTTATTAATAAGGATAGTAATATAGTCACCTTTAGCGAAGCTATCCTGACTATTACTAACAAGGATTATTCTTCTAGTCCCTGATATTCTCAATAGCTTCTCATTCGCTAAGTCATAGTTAGCGGAGTTGGAAAAATCATTCACTGCACTTTGAGAAAAAGCAGTAGTTGATAAAAATAGTAAGAATAGGAACAATATATTCTTCATACGGAAAAATTGTACATCGCATGAAGAAATTAGTCTAGGCGGTTAATATTTAAATATATATTTAAAATAACCGAAGGGAATTACATATAATTGTTACTATTTGAAAGGGGTAATTACCATGAAAAAGATATCTTTATTATTTCTAGTCTCATCTTTAATGTTCACGTCATGTTCGTTCTTTAAAAATAAAGAAGGTGAAGTTGCTGTCGCAGAGCAGGCCGAAGAAATCTCTATTGATG
The DNA window shown above is from Bacteriovorax sp. BAL6_X and carries:
- the folK gene encoding 2-amino-4-hydroxy-6-hydroxymethyldihydropteridine diphosphokinase translates to MKIIFSLGSNLDNKTEMLLIASKEIELALEGKAYSSRIFESPPYGPQDQPNFYNIVLELETTQEIGPEGILHIAKKIEEKLGRKHRYHWGPREIDIDIIFIDKLNYHSESLTIPHKEFRKRSFVLEPLKDLPSYNEYKSYYKIIDLEHNDATPLE